The window TTCTTTCGGGGACCGGTTTGTCGGCAAAAAGCACCCGATGGAACCACACGGCTATTTTCCAGACAGGTCGCCCTACCGTTACTCATCCCCCCAACGTCCAAACATCATCTTCTCTACAATCTCGCAGACCAGATGCTCAATCCAGAGATGAGCTTCCTGGATGCGAGGAGTGTAGTTGGACGGTACATTGAGCACTAAGTCGCAATGAGGGTGTACCCCGTCCTTGGGAACAATGGTACCGCCGGTCAGGGCCACGGTCGTCAAGCCAAGCTTTTTTGCTTCAGCAAGGGCCTGCACCACATTAGGTGAGGTGGCCGAGGTTGTCAGTCCTAAAGCGATGTCTCCGGGCTTGCCCAATGCCTGAATTTGCTTGGTGAACACCAGGTCATAAGAGAAATCATTGCCGATAGCGGTCAGCACCGAGGTGTCGGTGCTCAGGGCGATAGCAGGAAGAGGGCGACGGTTCAGCAGGAAGCGGTTGACAAACTCCGCCGCCACATGCTGGGCATCGGCAGCACTACCGCCGTTGCCGAAAATGAGCACCTTGCCGCCGTTGTTAAAGGTGGCAACGATCTCTTCGGCGAGCTGAAGAACTTTATCGGAGGATTCTTTGGCAAATTCTTCCTTCGCCAAAGTGGATTGGCTCAGGCGGGTATAAATAAACTCGTTCATCGCTGCTATGGTATATTTGGTTCTTCTTGTGAAGGAAAGCGAAAAAGCGTTTCCGTACCCGGATGCACGAAAACGCTTGGTATAATGGGATGATCGAAAAGAATCAGGCCAGCTGACCCAAAATCTCCTCGGAGATCTCCTTGATCGCCTTGGCACCGTCCACGGAAATCATCTTGGCAGCACTGCTGTTCTTGAAGTAGTTGACCGCAGCCATGGTGCCGGTGGTGTCATCATAGTAGATGTCATGACGTTTACCGATGGCTACCTCATCCTGATCATCATCGCGCATGCTCAGTTCGCCGCCGCAGACCCGACAGACCAGCTTGCCGTCTTTTTCTACCGGCTTGATAGCATCAAAGGCGATGTGGTTGGGATGGTTGTTGTCGTTGGCACAGAGGCGACGCCCCATGATCCGCTCTTTGGCGATGTCACGATCCAGGACGATCTCGATCACGTAGTCGAGAGCCATGCCGGACTCGGTCAGGGCCTTGTCCAGGGCCTCGGCCTGGGCCAGCGAACGGGGAAAGCCGTCCAGTAGCCAGCCTTTTTCTTTGGATTTGCCCAGGGTCTCCAGCACCATAGGGATGGTGATTTCATCGGGAACGAGATCGCCCTTGTCAATGTACTCTTTTGCCTTCTTGCCAAGCTCGGTACCGCCCTTGATGTGCTCGCGGAAAATAGCTCCGGATTCAATATGATCCATGCCGTATTTTTCTTTAACAATGGCACCCTGGGTACCCTTACCGCTGCCGTTCGGTCCGAAAGTAAGAATGTTCATAACTGACTCCTTTGGATATAAGATGGAAGAACAGGCTATGCAGTCTGTTCTGTTGGTAACAGAGGAAGATTGCCCGAAGAAAAGACCCAGGCTGCGGGAAGTCCCGCTCATTGAAACACGACTATACAGCAACTGAAAGGCTTCTGCCATGAAAAATATGGTCGTATATTTTGACAACTGCGGACAAAGAGGGTAAGAATGAACCCAAAATATGCCCTCCTTGCAGGGGAAACCTCACGCTCTAACAGTATACTTTCACACTCTATAATCTTATTATGAAACATGTAAACGTAGGTCTTATCGGCTTCGGCACAGTGGGGAGCGGCCTCGCCGAGGTGCTTCTTTCGCAGCAGGAACGTCTTCAGCAACGCAGTGGCCTGAACATCCGTCTGGTCAAGGTTGCTGATACTTCAACAAAGGAGCTGCCTGCTCGGTTTGCCGGTACTGCCCTGACCAATGATGCTGCTGAGGTGATCAATGACCCGGACATAGATATCGTTGTTGAGCTGATCGGCGGTATTGAGCCTGCCAAGACCTTTGTTATGCAGGCCATTGCTGCGGGCAAGCATGTGGTAACTGCCAACAAGGCCCTGCTTTCTCAGGAGGGCAAGGAGATCTTTGCCGCTGCTGCTGTCAAGGGCGTTGAGGTCGGTTTTGAGGCCAGTGTGGGCGGCGGTATCCCGTTGATCAAAGGATTGAAGGAAGGTCTAGTGGCCAATAATATCCTCTCTATTATGGGAATACTCAACGGGACAGCCAACTACATCCTTACCCGGATGACCGACGAGGGCAGTGCCTTTGCCGAGGTACTCAAGGATGCCCAGACCCTGGGCTTTGCCGAGGCCGATCCGGCCTATGACGTGGAGGGCATTGATACGGCCCATAAACTGGCTATCCTGATGACCATGGCTTACGGTATGAACATCACCCATAACCAGATCGTCACGGAAGGCATCAGCGGCATTGAACCCATGGATATCGACTTTGCCCGTGAGTTCGGGTGCCGGATCAAGCTGTTGGCGATCAGCCGCAATCATGGCGATCATGTGGAGGCACGGGTGCATCCGACTATGGTGCCGGAGTCGCATCTGCTGGCCTCTATCAGCGGGGCCTATAACGCAGTCCATTTTAACGGTGATATGGTGGGTAACGTGCTGCTCTACGGACAGGGCGCGGGCAAGATGCCCACTGGTTCCGCAGTGGCTGCCGATGTCATGGACATTGCCCGTGACATCGCTGCCGGGTCTGTGGGGCGGGTGCCTTCGCTCTCCTATCTGCCGGAGAACATCAGGGATCTGGCCGTGACCCCGCTGGATCAGCTGACCTGTCCCTATTACTTCCGCATCACCGCCCTGGATCAGCCCGGCGTGCTGGCAGCTGTCGCCACGGTGTTTAGTCGGCACGGGATCAGCATCGAGTCGGTGATTCAGAAGGGGCGCGAGGAGGGAGAACCGGTGGCTCTTGTTATGCTGACCCATACAGCGGTGGAGTCTGCCGTGTCCGCAGCCCTGGCCGAGATTGATGCCCTGGAGGCCATTACTGCGCCTACGGTGCGGATCAGGATGTTGGTGGAGGAGTAGTCACCGACGTTTGTAGGGGCCGGATATGTTCGTGCTGGCTCCTGCTCGCAATCTTTCCCTGTTGACCGAAAGCAGTCATGTTGCTATGCTGCCTGAACGAACTTAAAGAGGAGACTGACATGAATGTTGCGTCGCAATTGCGCCCCGAATTCATCGTGGATGCGAAAGGCCGGAAGAAGGCCGTGGTCATCCCCTTTGACATCTATGAAAAACTGATGGAAGATCTGGATGATCTGGCTGTTGCTGCCGAACGGCGGGAGGAGCGGACGGTTTCGCATGAGCAGCTACTGAAGGCGTTGAAGGACGATGGCATCCTTCCGACTTGAATGGCGGGCAGCTGCGACAAAAGAGCTGCGGAAGATCGACCGGAAGGTGATTCCCAGAATTGTGGCGGCAGTAGAGCAGCTTGCCGATGAACCGCATCCGCCCGGCTCAAAGAAACTTCAGGGAACTGACTCCATCTATCGCATCCGTGTTGGTGATTACCGAATTGTGTACGAGGTGAATGCCGCCGAAATCGTTATCATCATTGTCCGCGTCAGACATCGAAAGGACGTGTATCGGTGAATGGAACGTTGCCTCCCGGTAATATTTCCTGCAATATGAGACTTCGCTGGCGGGAGACACTGTTGCGCCGTTGAATCGGCAGTCGCCGCCGCCCTAGCCGAGATCGACGCCCTAGAGGCCATTACCGCGCCCACGGTGCGGATCAGGATGTTGGAGGAGGAGTAGTCACCGACGTTTGTAGGGGCGTTTCGCGAAACGCCCTTACTGCTTTTCGCCATCCCCACAGCAACCGCAGGAGACGGTAATGACGGATAACCGATTCAACAACAAGGACGGTGACCAGAACGTCGCTCAGGGGGATGGTGCTGTCGGTAAACAGATTAATGACCACAGAACGACCTCCCAGGCCATCGACGGCAATGAGAACATTGCCGCAGGTAGGGACATCAACATAACCAATAATCATTACCCGCCCGCCTCTCCCAACTCTCCCGCCTCTCGCAACCTCCTTCCCAGCGAAGACGCGGTCTTCCTTTACCGCGAAACCGAACTGGCTTGGCTGGATCAGCACCTCCTCCCTGACAAGGTGGTGGCTGTGTGCGGACCCGGCGGCATGGGCAAGACCTCTCTGGCAGCCCGTGCCGTGCGCAGGCTCCCTGCTGACCGCTTCCCGGACGGGATCATCTTTCACACCTTTTACCATCAGGCGAAGACAGCTCAGGCGGTGCAGACCATTGCCTTGGCCCTGCATCTGCCTGTCCAGGGAGATGTGCAGCAGCAGGTGGCTGCGGCTCTGGGGAGCAGGCAGGCCTTGCTGGTTCTGGACGGAGCTGAGGAGGCGGACGACCTCACCGCTGTGCTGGGTCTGCGTGGGCAGTGCGGGGTGCTGATCACCACCCGGAAGAAGAGCGACTGCGGGCCGCTACGCCTGGATTTGCAACCTCTGCCGGATGAGCAGTCCGAGGATGTGCTGCGGGCCTGGGGCGGGGATGCCGGGGACCAGGAAGCCATTGAGGAGATTGCCGAGCTGCTGGGCGGCTGGCCCGTGGCCCTGCGCCTGGCCGGGCATTATCTGCACAGCACGGGTGAGCCTGCAACAGACTACCTGCGTTGGTTGGAGGAGGAGCCGTTCAAGGAGCTGGGGGAGAGTGAGGAGCACCAGCGGGACAATGCAGCCCTGCTGCTCCGGCGGAGCACGGCCCAGGTGGGGGAAGATGCCCGCCTTGTGCTGGCACTGGCAGGTTGTCTGGCTTTTGATTCACTCAGTATGGAGCCCATCACCGCTCTCTTGAGCAGCTCATCTGCCAAGCAGCCGAAAGGGTTTTGGGCAAGGCTGAAAGCACGCTTCTCTCCTGCCCGTCAACCGTCTTTATCCTTCTCATCAGAAGATAAGAGCCGTAGCCGTGATGCCGTACACGAGCTGGTCAATTACGGCCTGCTGGAACGTCGGGGCGACCGCCTGCACATAGGCCATGCCCTGATCCATGAGTACGCGGCCCGGAACTTGGCCCTGAGCACGGATGCCCTGGAGCGGGTGGCTGCTTATTATATAGAGTGGTGCGCGGAACAGAGTGCTGCCGGTGTACCGGGCTATGCCCTGCTGGATGCGGAGCGGGCGCATTGCCTGCGCCTGATTGCGGCCTGCCTGGATGGGGAGCTGTGGGGGGAGGTGAAAGGCTTGGTTGGGGCAATCAACACCTACCTTGACCGACAGGGCTGGTGGACAGAGATGCTGCTCGCCATAGAGATGCGCCTGACTGCGGCCCGCAAGGCTGAAGACCGCCGGGATGAGGCATGGTGCCTGAACAGCCTGGGCTACACCTGCAACAGTCGCGGGGACAAGGAACAGGCCCTTGTCTGGTTTAAGCAATGCCTGCCCATCTGCCGCGAGCTGGATGACCGCGAGGACGAAGGCGTGACCCTGAACAACATGGCCTTGATCTACGATGATCTGGGCAAGTACGAGCAGGCCCTGGAGTATTACAAGCAGGATCTGAGTATCTGCCGGGAAGGCAACGACCGGGAGGGGGAAGGCGCGACCCTGAATAATATCGCCACGGTTTATTATAACCAGAAGGATTACGAGCAAGCCTTGCAGTATTATGAGCAGAGCCTACCTATTCACAGAGAGGTTGGCAATAAGATCGTTGAAGGCATAACCCTGAACAACATTGCCGCCATCTACCGTACCCAAGGTGAGTACAGCAAGGCGATTGAGTATAGAGAACAGGACTTGGCGATATGCCGTGAGCTGGGTGACCGGGCCGGAGAGGCGGTAAGCTGCTGGAACATCGGCACCACCTATTACGATATGGACGACCTTGCCAAGGCCGAGGAATATATTGCCCTGGCCGTGGAGATTGCAGAAAAGATCGGGCACCCTGAATTGGAGAAATACCGCAATGGCCTAGAGCAGGTGCGGGCTAAGCGGCAAATGTAGGGGCGACCGGCCGGTCGCCCGTACGGAATGCACCGGGTGGTAATGGTCGGGAATATCGTTGGGCAGGGTAGGGGCAGGTCCCCGTGCCTGCCCTGTATGTTTCCGGGTAGACACAGGGGTCTACCCCTACAGGATTGTGTTGATTTATCGCCGGGGGCGTAGGGGCAAATCCCCGTGTTTGCCCATGATGGTTCCGGGGAGACACAGGGGTCTTCCCCCTACAGGCAACGTGTCGTTTCATCGGGACAATGCAGGGGCACGGCGCGTCATGCCCCTACGGAATCATCTTCCTCCCCCCATCACCCTTTGCTTCATGCCTGTACGAACCCATCTTTCCTACCTGCACGAAAGGGCTGTTCCTACCTGCACGAACCATCAGTTCCTGCCTGCACGAAAGGGGCTGTTCCTACCTGCACGAACCATCAGTTCCTACCTGCACGAAAGGACTGTTCCTACCTGCACGAACGAGGCATTGGTGGGTACACCAACAGGGCCTTGGTGTCTGCACGAACCAATCTTCACAGCCTCCTGTACATTTCAGCCACACCCTACTGCGGCGCAGATACAAAAACAGGTTGACAGGCACGGCAATCCGTCCTACTCTGAGCAGAAACAAGTTCACAGCGTCATCTCAGCCGGTTAAACACAACAGGAGGAGTGCCATGACAACAATTCAACGGAGGCCCGAGGTCAACGCCCTCACCACGCCCCGTTCCTGATGCATTCCAGATATCCTGTACATGTGCGGATCTAATTGTCCTGAATCTGGGTTCCCCTGCTCGGTATTCCCTGTAACGCAACCCATTTTACCTTAATAAGAAAGTAACAAAGGAGAAAGCTTATGAAAACGCTCACCGGAAAACGCTCACCGGCGCAACTCGTTGCTCTGTTTGCAGCCGCACTTTGCTTGTTGTCGCTTAACACGGCCCCAGGTCACGCCCAGCCTGTATCAGGCCGCTTCGCGCAGCCTCATGCCATATTAGGCACCTGTCAGGCCCGCTATGAAGTGGTGGTCACCCATGTGGACGGCAGGCCCATGAACAAGGTTATCCAGTTCGGCGAGTTCCAGAGTCAAGGCAGGGGGCCGATTCCGCCCCAGGCAGCCCAGCGTGCTAGAGAGAACGCTGAACGCTGTATGCAGACCCAATGGAACGGCAGGCAGAGCGGGATGGCCCCCTCTGAATGTATGGATCAGCGGCGTATTACCGGGTATAATGTACAGAACTTTCAGAACACCCTGGATCGGGAGATTTGTCAGGCACTCAAGCCCCTGTCTTGTGCCCAAGGGAGAGCTCAGATTCGTTATTCCATTTTTGCTGTGGTCGATGGAGGTCCGGGTTGCGGCACCCGTATGAGTCCGGTTTCCAGAACTCCGCTCGACAGCAACGTCATGACCCAATGTAAATGCCGGAAGCCGATGCCTGCACCGCAGCAGGTTTCCCCGGCCCTGGGCACGGTATTTCATCATATCCCACGCCGCACCTTGGTAGCTTGGCAGCCTGTTCCCAAGGCCCAGAGCTATGTGGTTGAAGTCAAGTATAACGGCAGGCTGTGGACGACCCTTAATGCCACCGGTGAGGCCACCTTTGTGACCTTTGATTTTCCCGGTGCTGGTCAGGGAGAGTGGCGCGTGCTTGCCCAAAACCGACGCGGAAGGCAGGGGACACCAAGCCCGTGGCACCGCTTTCAATAC is drawn from Candidatus Electrothrix rattekaaiensis and contains these coding sequences:
- a CDS encoding D-sedoheptulose 7-phosphate isomerase produces the protein MNEFIYTRLSQSTLAKEEFAKESSDKVLQLAEEIVATFNNGGKVLIFGNGGSAADAQHVAAEFVNRFLLNRRPLPAIALSTDTSVLTAIGNDFSYDLVFTKQIQALGKPGDIALGLTTSATSPNVVQALAEAKKLGLTTVALTGGTIVPKDGVHPHCDLVLNVPSNYTPRIQEAHLWIEHLVCEIVEKMMFGRWGDE
- a CDS encoding homoserine dehydrogenase, with translation MKHVNVGLIGFGTVGSGLAEVLLSQQERLQQRSGLNIRLVKVADTSTKELPARFAGTALTNDAAEVINDPDIDIVVELIGGIEPAKTFVMQAIAAGKHVVTANKALLSQEGKEIFAAAAVKGVEVGFEASVGGGIPLIKGLKEGLVANNILSIMGILNGTANYILTRMTDEGSAFAEVLKDAQTLGFAEADPAYDVEGIDTAHKLAILMTMAYGMNITHNQIVTEGISGIEPMDIDFAREFGCRIKLLAISRNHGDHVEARVHPTMVPESHLLASISGAYNAVHFNGDMVGNVLLYGQGAGKMPTGSAVAADVMDIARDIAAGSVGRVPSLSYLPENIRDLAVTPLDQLTCPYYFRITALDQPGVLAAVATVFSRHGISIESVIQKGREEGEPVALVMLTHTAVESAVSAALAEIDALEAITAPTVRIRMLVEE
- a CDS encoding type II toxin-antitoxin system RelE/ParE family toxin, whose product is MASFRLEWRAAATKELRKIDRKVIPRIVAAVEQLADEPHPPGSKKLQGTDSIYRIRVGDYRIVYEVNAAEIVIIIVRVRHRKDVYR
- a CDS encoding tetratricopeptide repeat protein, with amino-acid sequence MTDNRFNNKDGDQNVAQGDGAVGKQINDHRTTSQAIDGNENIAAGRDINITNNHYPPASPNSPASRNLLPSEDAVFLYRETELAWLDQHLLPDKVVAVCGPGGMGKTSLAARAVRRLPADRFPDGIIFHTFYHQAKTAQAVQTIALALHLPVQGDVQQQVAAALGSRQALLVLDGAEEADDLTAVLGLRGQCGVLITTRKKSDCGPLRLDLQPLPDEQSEDVLRAWGGDAGDQEAIEEIAELLGGWPVALRLAGHYLHSTGEPATDYLRWLEEEPFKELGESEEHQRDNAALLLRRSTAQVGEDARLVLALAGCLAFDSLSMEPITALLSSSSAKQPKGFWARLKARFSPARQPSLSFSSEDKSRSRDAVHELVNYGLLERRGDRLHIGHALIHEYAARNLALSTDALERVAAYYIEWCAEQSAAGVPGYALLDAERAHCLRLIAACLDGELWGEVKGLVGAINTYLDRQGWWTEMLLAIEMRLTAARKAEDRRDEAWCLNSLGYTCNSRGDKEQALVWFKQCLPICRELDDREDEGVTLNNMALIYDDLGKYEQALEYYKQDLSICREGNDREGEGATLNNIATVYYNQKDYEQALQYYEQSLPIHREVGNKIVEGITLNNIAAIYRTQGEYSKAIEYREQDLAICRELGDRAGEAVSCWNIGTTYYDMDDLAKAEEYIALAVEIAEKIGHPELEKYRNGLEQVRAKRQM
- a CDS encoding adenylate kinase — translated: MNILTFGPNGSGKGTQGAIVKEKYGMDHIESGAIFREHIKGGTELGKKAKEYIDKGDLVPDEITIPMVLETLGKSKEKGWLLDGFPRSLAQAEALDKALTESGMALDYVIEIVLDRDIAKERIMGRRLCANDNNHPNHIAFDAIKPVEKDGKLVCRVCGGELSMRDDDQDEVAIGKRHDIYYDDTTGTMAAVNYFKNSSAAKMISVDGAKAIKEISEEILGQLA